In Neodiprion pinetum isolate iyNeoPine1 chromosome 6, iyNeoPine1.2, whole genome shotgun sequence, one genomic interval encodes:
- the Grp gene encoding glycine-rich cuticle protein, producing the protein MRAFMIVALAAVAMARPEAGYSYSQPSGSYGAPGGGLAGLGLGGGIGGGGLSLGSSHGGGGGGGGFTSFGGSGGSGGFGGHSFGGGSSFGGISGGGGSFGGSGGGFGGGFGGGFGGGAVGGGGSLIQKHIYVHVPPPEAPEDRPSRPILPPAPPQKHYKIIFIKAPTPPTPTAPVIPALPQQDEQKTLIYVLVKKPDEAPEINLPTIAPTQPSKPEVYFIKYKTQKEVTSGGGGGIGGGIGGGIGGGIGGGIGGGIGGGLDSGIGGGIGGGHGGGIGGGIGGGHGGSDGHGSIGGGSGPSGPSSNYGPPGASGPY; encoded by the exons ATGAGAGCATTCATG atcgTGGCGCTAGCCGCGGTGGCTATGGCACGGCCGGAGGCCGGTTACTCTTACTCTCAGCCTAGCGGAAGCTACGGCGCACCCGGTGGAGGACTGGCAGGACTTGGCCTCGGCGGTGGAATCGGCGGAGGCGGTCTGAGCCTCGGAAGCAGCCatggcggcggcggcggaggTGGCGGTTTCACAAGCTTCGGAGGCTCCGGCGGCTCCGGAGGTTTCGGAGGCCATTCGTTTGGAGGCGGCAGCTCGTTCGGCGGTATTTCCGGAGGAGGCGGCTCGTTCGGCGGATCAGGCGGTGGATTTGGGGGTGGATTCGGTGGCGGATTCGGAGGCGGCGCCGTAGGCGGCGGTGGCTCCCTCATCCAGAAGCACATCTACGTCCACGTCCCACCCCCAGAGGCGCCCGAAGACAGACCCTCCAGGCCTATCTTGCCCCCAGCGCCCCCACAGAAGCACTACAAAATCATCTTCATTAAGGCCCCAACCCCACCCACCCCCACCGCCCCCGTCATCCCGGCTCTGCCGCAACAGGACGAGCAGAAGACCCTCATCTACGTTTTGGTCAAGAAACCCGATGAGGCGCCAGAAATCAATCTGCCAACCATCGCTCCCACCCAGCCCAGCAAGCCAGAGGTCTACTTCATCAAGTACAAGACCCAg aAAGAGGTCACGTCCGGCGGTGGTGGTGGAATCGGCGGTGGAATCGGCGGAGGAATCGGCGGAGGAATCGGCGGAGGAATCGGCGGAGGAATCGGAGGAGGACTCGACAGTGGAATCGGCGGCGGAATCGGCGGCGGTCACGGCGGTGGTATCGGCGGCGGTATTGGCGGCGGTCACGGCGGCAGCGACGGCCACGGATCGATCGGCGGAGGCAGCGGCCCCAGCGGACCGAGCTCAAACTACGGCCCCCCTGGTGCCTCAGGCCCCTACTAG